The Nitrospira lenta DNA window TGAGGCTGGGGAGCGGATCGATTTCGTCGGTGATCACGACGGCCGGGTCAACCTCGGCAAGCTCTTGCATCACCGCATCGACATACTTCAGCTTCTTCAGCACCGGCCACCCGCGATACCGGTCATGCCACGTGGAATCCGGCGTCAGCCACACCGCAAACGTCTCTGCGAAGTCTTCATCCGGATGACTTTGGGCGTACCACACATCGAGATGCCGGACGAAACTCCGGCTGTACGGCCTGGGACTGTAGTACTTGGGATAGGCCTGGGAGGATTTGCCGAAAATCGCCTGGCGTGTTCGCCGCCGGCGAATCCGATAGGCATTTTCAATCGCGTGGCCGGCTTCATGTCGCAGAATCCGCAAACACCAATCAGGAGTCCCGCCTTCAACTTCAAGCATCTGCGCCAACTCAAGTTTAGCCAGGCGCGGATGCGCCAGATAGAACGGAATGGCAATGCCCGGCACGCCATCCGGCGTGAACCATTCATTCGACAGCCAATAGTGTGGACGGAATCGCAAGTGCCGAGATTCCAGCTCACCGTCCAACTCAGCAATCGGCCCCTCTAGAAAACTGCCCTTGATCTCCAGATTGAGCCGGCCCATCGGCAGATCCAACAACTGGTCGTCGGACCACCCGACCCATTCCGGATCAATCACGTCATGTGCAGGATGTTTGGTTATCTCAAGAGCTGATCGATGCATCGTGCAATCGTCTCGTACGTTCACGACAAAATGATTGTGCTACTTGATAAACTATAGCATTCAA harbors:
- a CDS encoding putative zinc-binding metallopeptidase, which translates into the protein MHRSALEITKHPAHDVIDPEWVGWSDDQLLDLPMGRLNLEIKGSFLEGPIAELDGELESRHLRFRPHYWLSNEWFTPDGVPGIAIPFYLAHPRLAKLELAQMLEVEGGTPDWCLRILRHEAGHAIENAYRIRRRRTRQAIFGKSSQAYPKYYSPRPYSRSFVRHLDVWYAQSHPDEDFAETFAVWLTPDSTWHDRYRGWPVLKKLKYVDAVMQELAEVDPAVVITDEIDPLPSLKKTLREHYEHKRAHYGVEHSLLYDPDLKRLFSDGTAQPGKPSAATFLNKFRREVRRKVASWTGEYQYTIDQVLEDMIQRCRQLDLRLSVAEEQAKLDFTILLTVHTMNYLRSGRHRVAL